The Dyella sp. 2HG41-7 sequence CATCGCGGCGTGCGTCATGGTGGCGGGGTGTGCGATCAGGCTTTCCACGCCACCGAGCGATTCGGCCAACGAGAAGTAATGCAAGCCGTCCACAAAGGCTTCGATCTGCGGAACGTCGCCGTGGAGTTCGAAGCTCAACATGGCGCCGAAACCTTGTTGCTGACGCGCGGCCAAGGCGTGCCCGACGTGCTGTTCCAAACCGGGGTAATACACATTGCGCACGGCATCGTGCTGACTGAGATGCGTGGCGATGCGCTCCGCGTTTTCCTGATGCTGACGCAGACGCACGCTCAAGGTGCGCAAACCGCGCAAGGTAAGAAAGCTATCGAACGGCGCACCCGTAAGTCCGTTGCAGTTAGCCCACCACTTTAACTGCTCCGCAACGGCGGCATCGCGAGCCACCACCGCGCCGCCGACCACGTCGCTATGACCATTGATGTATTTGGTCGTGGAGTGGACGACTACGTCGGCGCCCAACGTAAGCGGCTGTTGCAACGCCGGCGAGAGGAACGTGTTGTCGACCACGACAAGCGCGCCTACGGCGTGCGCAGCCTGGGCGACATGGCGAATATCGGTGATGCGAAGCAAAGGATTCGACGGCGTTTCCACCCACACCAGCGCCGGCTTCAGCGCGAGGCCTTCGGCAAGCGCATGGTTGTCGGTGAGATCGATAAACCGAACGTTGAAACGGCCTTTCTTCGCCCAGGCATCGAGCAAGCGCCAAGTGCCGCCGTAGCAATCGTGCGCAGCGAGAACGGTGGCGCCTGCAGGCACCAATTCCAACGTAACAGCCACGGCGGACATGCCGCTGGACGTAACCACAGCGCCCACGCCTTGCTCCAATTCGGCGAGGGCATTGCCAAGCAGATCGCGTGTGGGATTGCCGCTGCGCGAATAATCGTAGGCGCGCTTGCCGCCCAATCCGGTGAAGCTGTAGTTGGTCGACAGATGCAATGCCGGCACGATAGCGCCGTGCTGCGTATCCGATTCGATGCCTGCGCGCACAGCGCGCGTACTGGGGGCGGTTCCTTTCACGACGTCAGCACACATGGCTCAGACTCCACAACGACGGGTAACGACTTGGCGCAATAGCGGCGCCAATTGATGGGTTTCTTTGAGGAAGGCATCGTGGCCGTACGGCGAATCGATCACTTCCAGCGTTGCCGAACCGCGCAGGCGACGCTGCAGTTCGCACAGATCGGCCAGCGGCACCAAACGATCGGAAGGAAAGCCGATCAACGTGGCGGGCACGGTGATCGATTCCGGCGCAACCTCGTGCAGATCAATGGATTCGGATAGCGCGAGAAAACGATCCAGATCGAAACGCTCTACAAAACGGCGTCCGGCGTGTTCGAGATAATCCTCGACCGGAAAGTGGAAACGGCCTTCGCGATAATCGGGTGTGCTCGCAAAACGACGACCGAATTCTTCGCTGCCTCGATACGTCGTCATCGCAAGCTGACGCGCTAGAGAAAGGGCTTGATCGATCTGGCCCGACGATTGGCCGAGGCGCAGTATCTGACGTTGAATCGCGCGCTGTGCGGTCGCCATCGGATGCGCGCGGTGCGCACCGGCAAGCAGAACCAATTTTTCCAGCTTGGTTGGATGGCGCGCGGCGAAGGCGAGCGCGGTCATTGCGCCGTACGACGAGCCGACGAATGCCGCGACACGATCGATACAGAGCGCATCGACAAGCGCAGCCAGCGCATCCGCTTGGTCTTCGCTGGAAATAGCGCGCGG is a genomic window containing:
- the metB gene encoding cystathionine gamma-synthase, translating into MCADVVKGTAPSTRAVRAGIESDTQHGAIVPALHLSTNYSFTGLGGKRAYDYSRSGNPTRDLLGNALAELEQGVGAVVTSSGMSAVAVTLELVPAGATVLAAHDCYGGTWRLLDAWAKKGRFNVRFIDLTDNHALAEGLALKPALVWVETPSNPLLRITDIRHVAQAAHAVGALVVVDNTFLSPALQQPLTLGADVVVHSTTKYINGHSDVVGGAVVARDAAVAEQLKWWANCNGLTGAPFDSFLTLRGLRTLSVRLRQHQENAERIATHLSQHDAVRNVYYPGLEQHVGHALAARQQQGFGAMLSFELHGDVPQIEAFVDGLHYFSLAESLGGVESLIAHPATMTHAAMAPEARRAAGIADTLLRLSIGIEDGDDLLSDLSAALERAQAVVEGASKRRVIA
- a CDS encoding homoserine O-succinyltransferase encodes the protein MPYLANSSLDDRHTAVIVSLHPRSALTEQRSSRRLTLQPKYGQGPSHVDVRYQWTGAPDAPTIIVQGGISADRHVADSEQGQSGWWSELVGQGQAIDLAHCRVLSIDWLTPSDFENSPRAISSEDQADALAALVDALCIDRVAAFVGSSYGAMTALAFAARHPTKLEKLVLLAGAHRAHPMATAQRAIQRQILRLGQSSGQIDQALSLARQLAMTTYRGSEEFGRRFASTPDYREGRFHFPVEDYLEHAGRRFVERFDLDRFLALSESIDLHEVAPESITVPATLIGFPSDRLVPLADLCELQRRLRGSATLEVIDSPYGHDAFLKETHQLAPLLRQVVTRRCGV